The sequence CGGCCCGGTCCGCCGCGAACGGCTGCTGCTCGCCGCGGCCCTCGCGGAGGCCGGACCGGAGGCGACCACCGAGTGCGCGGGCTGGGACGCCCGCGACCTGGCCGCCCATCTGGTCGTCCGCGAGGGGCGCCCCGACGCCGCCCCTGGGATCCTGCTGCCCCCGCTGGCCTTCTACACCGAGCGGGTGCGGCGGCGGACGGCCCGCGCCGTTCCGTTCGAACGGCTGGTGGAACGGTTTGCGCAGGGTCCGCCGAAGTTCTCCCCCTACGCCCTTCCCGGAGTCGACAAAAACGCGAACGCCGTCGAGTTCTTTGTTCACCACGAGGACGTCCGGCGGGCACGTCCCGACTGGGAGCCCCGCGACATCTCGCCGGAACTAGAGGAACTACTCTGGCGAAGGATAAAAATTGCCCGCTTTGTCCTAAGAAAAGTTCAGGTCGAGGTCACCTTCGTCCGGCCCGACGGCCGCGCCGCCCGGGTGTCCGGCGGCGGTCGAGGAGCCGTGCGCGTGCACGGCCCGGTAGGCGAACTCGTCCTGTGGGCACTGGGCCGCCGGGACGTCGCGAAGGTCCGCCTCACCGGTGCCACGGACGCTGTCAAGACCCTGACCGAGACGGGTTGGAGTCTTTAACGGGCAGGTAACGGCACGGTTCGCCGAGAGGAGAAACGCAAGTCTTGCGGCTCCTCCGCTTTACGCGGAACCGGTGATACGGTGGGGCGGTCGGTTGCAGTCGTGGTTCTCGATCGTTCAGGCGCCCGCGAACTGATGGCAGCGGGCGTTTTGGCTTTTCCGGGACCGTACCGGGGGCGAGGGCGTTCCGCAGCGACCGCACGGGCCCGCGAGGTGT is a genomic window of Actinomadura citrea containing:
- a CDS encoding TIGR03085 family metal-binding protein, encoding MSTPDDGPPPSAPKQAGSGPADPGPADPGPVRRERLLLAAALAEAGPEATTECAGWDARDLAAHLVVREGRPDAAPGILLPPLAFYTERVRRRTARAVPFERLVERFAQGPPKFSPYALPGVDKNANAVEFFVHHEDVRRARPDWEPRDISPELEELLWRRIKIARFVLRKVQVEVTFVRPDGRAARVSGGGRGAVRVHGPVGELVLWALGRRDVAKVRLTGATDAVKTLTETGWSL